The genomic window GAATCTGTTCTGTTGTACGACAGCTCTACTACCTCAATAATTTTCTTTTCGATTTCTTTTGATACCTGATAAACTTCACCCACTTTCACAATAGCAGAAGGCTTAATATTCTGCCCTTTTAGTTTTACTCTCCCCGCTTTACAGGCGTCGGTAGCCAGGCTCCGTGTTTTAAATAACCTGATCGCCCACAAATATTTATCTATCCTAAGTTTTTCTGTCTCTGTCATAAAATTCAAAAATACATAATTAGGTTAATTCCTATGTTGATTAATTGTAGAAACTGGTCAATCGGTTAGCTGTAGATGCGCTTAACCGCAATTAACCTAATTCATAAGAATTTAACAATTAAGCACCCCGTAGACCCAGTTAACCAATTCAAACGATTAACCAGTTAACCCATCAAAAAACAATTTAAACAATTAACCATTTAATAAGCAAAAATTGATTTATTTTGCGTAAAATTTAAAAACATCATGTATTCAGATTTAAAGAAATTAATTGAAGCCGCTTGGGAGGATAGAACCCTTTTAAAATACAGTAACTATTGCGAAGCCATTGAAGCCGTTATTATGGGCCTTGATAAGGGTGAAATACGCGTTGCTGAGCCAGTTTTAAACTCTTGGGGCATTAATGAATGGGTAAAGAAAGCCGTAATTTTATATTTCCCGATCCGCGAGATGAAAGAAATTAAAAGTGGTCCTTTCGTTTACCACGATAAAATGGATTTAAAAACCGATTATAAAGCAACTGGTGTACGTGTTGTGCCTATGGCAAGTGCGCGTTATGGTGCGTTTTTAGCAAAAGGTGTAATCATGATGCCATCGTACGTAAACATTGGCGCTTATGTTGATGAGGGTACTATGGTTGATACCTGGGCTACTGTTGGTTCTTGTGCACAAATTGGTAAACGCGTTCACTTAAGTGGTGGCGTGGGTATTGGTGGCGTTTTAGAGCCTGTACAAGCTGCTCCGGTTATTATCGAAGATGATGCATTTCTAGGCTCTAGGGCAATTGTGGTAGAAGGTGTTAAAGTAGAAAGAGAAGCTGTTTTAGGTGCTAATGTGGTATTAACTGCATCAACTAAAATTATTGATGTTACCGGCCCTACGCCAGTAGAATATAAAGGAATTGTTCCTGCACGTTCGGTAGTAATACCAGGAAGCTATACCAAAAAATTCCCTGCAGGCGAATTCCAGGTACCTTGTGCTTTAATTATTGGTAAACGTAAAGAAAGTACAGATAAGAAAACTTCACTTAACGATGCGTTGAGAGAAAATAATGTAGCGGTTTAAGCTGAAAGCACAAAGGTGAAAGCTGAAAGCGAAACTCAAAAAGCCGAAAGTAACGAACTTGAGCAATCAAGCTTTAGTCTTTCGGCTTTAAGCTTTTCACTCAAAATAGGATACGATGGCAAGCGTGCTGCCAATAACTTAACAGGATTAGGTAATTACAGCCGGTCTTTAATTGAGCATTTGGCACATCAGTTTCCTCAACACCATTATTTGGTGTACGCTCCAAAAGTAAAATCAGCTAAACAGATTGATGCTTTTCTCGCAAATGAAAACATCGAACTGAAACTTCCAAAAAACGGGCCTTTTTTATGGCGAAGTTTAAATATTCTTAAAGATTTAAATCAAGATGATTGCCAGATTTATCATGGGCTCAGTCATGAAATTCCATTAGCCATACAACATACACGGATTAAATCGATCGTTACCATTCATGATTTAATTTTTCTGCGCTTCCCTCAGTATTATAAATTTATCGACCGGAAACTATACGAGTGGAAAAGCAAATCTGCTTGTAAACGGGCCAATAAAATTATCGCTATCAGCGAAAAAACAAAGGAAGACATTATTGATTTATATGGGATCAGTTCTGAAAAAATTGAGGTAATTTACCAAAGCTGTGATGGCAGTTTTAAAACACCCTTTGCTAAAGAAACCTTAAGCCGCATTAAGGCAACTTATAAGCTGCCTGAAAAATACATCCTAAACGTTGGTACCATTGAAGAGCGTAAGAATCTTAAATTGGCTGTTCAGGCTTTAAAAGAGGTTAATGAGGCGTATAAACTCGTGGTAATAGGCAAACAAACGGCTTATTTTAAAACGGTAGAGAAAGAAATAGAAAAACTCGGTCTTAAAAACAGAATTCTATTCTTAAAAAATATCCCTTTTGCCGATCTGCCTGGCATCTATCAAATGGCAACTGTTTTTGTTTATCCTTCCTTTTACGAAGGTTTTGGCATTCCAATTATCGAAGCCCTCTATTCTGGAGTTCCTGTTGTTGCAGCAACTGGGTCTTGCCTGGAAGAAGCTGGCGGACCAGATAGCTTATACATTTCACCTGATGATGCTAACGGACTTGCAAAAGCCATTAATCAAATTCTTGAAAGACCTCAGCTCCAGAAAGAAATGAAAGAAAAAGGGCTGGAATTTGTTCAAAAATTCAACAGCCCTGTAGTTACTCAGCAATTAATGGATTGCTATTTAGATATTTTAACGTAACGGCTACAAATTATTTAGCAGCAGTAACAGTTGGTGGATATTGCGCCAATATTTCTTTTACGCCAGTATATAAACGTTGTTCTCTTTTATTAAAACTATCTAAGTTAAAACCAGATCCCTGTCCGTGCCAGAATAAAATCTTTTTAGCAGGATCCAAGAAATCGATAATGATTGTACCTTCAATATATTGGTTTACGTAGGTTCCGCCACCGCCCCAGAAAGGGTTTCCCCAGCCGCCACGCCAGCCCCATCCCCAGCCACCATAATAACCTGGGCCATAAACATCGGTTTTTTCCCGGGCAACCACTACCAGATTTACCAATAAATCAGGTCGGTCTGATTTCGTAAATCCTTTGGCATTCATTTCAGATTCAACCGCGGCTATTAATCTGCGTTTATCCAGATTGTTAAGCTTAACCCTTGCTATACCTTTATCGTAAAAATTGTAAGTTTTGTAACCGCTTAAATCAACATTTTTATCATAATCTGATGCGGTGCGGAGTGTTGTACATCCTGCTAATGCCAATACTACTGTAAAAAGCATTAATAATTTTTGTGCTGTTCTCATTTTGTGCGCTGTTGTATAAATAACCTGACATAAATATAACGATTTTGTGAACCAAATGGCAAATCATTTAACATTTTTTACAATCAGATTGTTATCTGTAAAACGATTTCTGTTTGATTATGTTTTGACGTTATATCACTCAGACTAAATATTTTACAATTGGATTAAATCGCTAAATCAGTATATGGGCGGGTATTCTGATAAGATCTGTTTTACAGCCAGTTTTATCCTTTCTTCCCTATTCTCATAATCATCAAAATTAAATCCAGAGCCTATCCCATGC from Flavobacterium sp. W4I14 includes these protein-coding regions:
- a CDS encoding ribosome-associated heat shock protein Hsp15 (product_source=KO:K04762; cath_funfam=3.10.290.10; cog=COG1188; ko=KO:K04762; pfam=PF01479; smart=SM00363; superfamily=55174), yielding MTETEKLRIDKYLWAIRLFKTRSLATDACKAGRVKLKGQNIKPSAIVKVGEVYQVSKEIEKKIIEVVELSYNRTDSPTALTKYKDLTPVEETHAFKSMFHAPNLKRDRGTGRPTKKDRRETDDLIGGMFEEED
- a CDS encoding 2,3,4,5-tetrahydropyridine-2-carboxylate N-succinyltransferase (product_source=KO:K00674; cath_funfam=1.10.166.10,2.160.10.10; cog=COG2171; ko=KO:K00674; pfam=PF14602,PF14805; superfamily=51161; tigrfam=TIGR00965), with protein sequence MYSDLKKLIEAAWEDRTLLKYSNYCEAIEAVIMGLDKGEIRVAEPVLNSWGINEWVKKAVILYFPIREMKEIKSGPFVYHDKMDLKTDYKATGVRVVPMASARYGAFLAKGVIMMPSYVNIGAYVDEGTMVDTWATVGSCAQIGKRVHLSGGVGIGGVLEPVQAAPVIIEDDAFLGSRAIVVEGVKVEREAVLGANVVLTASTKIIDVTGPTPVEYKGIVPARSVVIPGSYTKKFPAGEFQVPCALIIGKRKESTDKKTSLNDALRENNVAV
- a CDS encoding glycosyltransferase involved in cell wall biosynthesis (product_source=COG0438; cath_funfam=3.40.50.2000; cog=COG0438; pfam=PF00534,PF13439; superfamily=53756), translated to MKAESETQKAESNELEQSSFSLSALSFSLKIGYDGKRAANNLTGLGNYSRSLIEHLAHQFPQHHYLVYAPKVKSAKQIDAFLANENIELKLPKNGPFLWRSLNILKDLNQDDCQIYHGLSHEIPLAIQHTRIKSIVTIHDLIFLRFPQYYKFIDRKLYEWKSKSACKRANKIIAISEKTKEDIIDLYGISSEKIEVIYQSCDGSFKTPFAKETLSRIKATYKLPEKYILNVGTIEERKNLKLAVQALKEVNEAYKLVVIGKQTAYFKTVEKEIEKLGLKNRILFLKNIPFADLPGIYQMATVFVYPSFYEGFGIPIIEALYSGVPVVAATGSCLEEAGGPDSLYISPDDANGLAKAINQILERPQLQKEMKEKGLEFVQKFNSPVVTQQLMDCYLDILT
- a CDS encoding hypothetical protein (product_source=Hypo-rule applied; cleavage_site_network=SignalP-noTM; pfam=PF13590; superfamily=53098; transmembrane_helix_parts=Inside_1_6,TMhelix_7_26,Outside_27_185); translated protein: MRTAQKLLMLFTVVLALAGCTTLRTASDYDKNVDLSGYKTYNFYDKGIARVKLNNLDKRRLIAAVESEMNAKGFTKSDRPDLLVNLVVVAREKTDVYGPGYYGGWGWGWRGGWGNPFWGGGGTYVNQYIEGTIIIDFLDPAKKILFWHGQGSGFNLDSFNKREQRLYTGVKEILAQYPPTVTAAK